Proteins encoded in a region of the Nitrospira sp. genome:
- the dtd gene encoding D-aminoacyl-tRNA deacylase, protein MRVVLQRVTRASVEVDGKVVGRIHHGLMVLLGVAKGDNESDTVYVVEKIRSLRIFADEQGKMNRSLTDVGGAVLLVSQFTLLGRTDNGRRPSFDDAAPPDLAKRLYEQVAADLQAGGTSVETGIFAAHMQLTLVNDGPVTFVVDSREGR, encoded by the coding sequence ATGAGAGTGGTCCTTCAGCGCGTCACTCGTGCTTCCGTCGAGGTTGATGGTAAAGTCGTAGGCCGGATCCACCATGGTTTGATGGTCTTGTTGGGCGTTGCGAAAGGAGATAATGAGTCGGATACAGTATATGTGGTCGAGAAGATTCGGAGCCTCCGGATCTTCGCCGATGAACAAGGGAAAATGAATCGATCGCTGACGGATGTAGGTGGCGCTGTCCTGTTGGTCTCTCAATTCACTCTGTTAGGCAGGACTGACAACGGACGTCGCCCCAGCTTTGATGACGCTGCTCCTCCTGACCTAGCCAAGCGCCTCTATGAACAGGTGGCGGCTGATCTGCAGGCAGGCGGAACGTCGGTTGAAACCGGTATCTTTGCTGCGCATATGCAACTGACCTTGGTGAACGACGGGCCGGTAACGTTCGTGGTAGACAGCAGGGAAGGGCGCTAG
- a CDS encoding methylated-DNA--[protein]-cysteine S-methyltransferase, producing the protein MQRAMIFHSPWGWMGIVESRKGIQAIVLPKRSKRAVEFDLRAQSDEPLQQGESARLETARHQLLAYLSGKRNTFDVPLDFSEGTSFQRQVWRTLLRVPYGKLRSYQWIASRVGGRHYARAVGNAVGANPIPIVIPCHRIVAHDASLGGFSGGLSMKRKLLALEGTLSQLQRG; encoded by the coding sequence ATGCAGCGAGCAATGATCTTTCATTCGCCATGGGGTTGGATGGGAATCGTGGAGTCCCGGAAAGGGATTCAAGCGATTGTATTGCCGAAACGCTCGAAGCGGGCTGTCGAGTTTGATCTCAGAGCACAGTCGGATGAACCGTTGCAACAAGGAGAGTCCGCGCGACTGGAAACGGCGCGCCACCAGCTTCTCGCTTATCTTTCCGGGAAACGGAATACCTTTGATGTGCCGCTCGATTTCTCGGAAGGAACATCGTTCCAACGACAAGTATGGCGGACGTTACTGCGGGTGCCTTACGGCAAACTCCGTTCATATCAATGGATTGCCTCACGGGTCGGAGGCAGGCACTACGCCCGAGCGGTCGGCAACGCGGTTGGTGCGAATCCAATTCCGATCGTCATCCCCTGTCACCGGATCGTGGCTCACGACGCATCGCTCGGTGGGTTCTCCGGTGGGCTGTCCATGAAACGAAAATTGCTGGCTCTTGAAGGGACATTGTCTCAATTGCAGCGAGGATGA
- a CDS encoding isoaspartyl peptidase/L-asparaginase family protein gives MKTVRPIILAHGGAGSRAMTSPQAACLHAALQVGYHLLDRGSSSLIAVEHTIRVLEGSGLFNAGKGSRLQLDGVQRMDASIMEGDSLQAGAVASIEGIVHPITAARLVMEETDHVLLVGPLATKFARYYRMEHHRLGTIPRQLSYGAMLKRKRSARDRHGTVGAVALDRTGTVAAGASTGGIDRMLPGRVGDTPIIGCGVYADNETGAVSMTGWGEGIIRIAVAKEICDRLACGTTPATVVRAVLKRLVTRVQGAAGALVLAPNGRFVIEHVTPHMTAGWWDGKQEPTVRDRFR, from the coding sequence TTGAAAACTGTCCGTCCCATCATTCTCGCGCACGGGGGCGCAGGCTCTCGCGCAATGACCTCACCACAAGCCGCCTGCCTGCATGCCGCCTTGCAAGTCGGCTATCATCTCCTGGATCGCGGCAGCTCGTCGCTTATTGCCGTTGAACACACCATTCGTGTCCTGGAGGGCAGCGGCCTCTTCAATGCCGGGAAAGGATCGCGACTCCAGTTAGATGGCGTGCAGCGGATGGATGCATCCATCATGGAAGGGGATAGCCTGCAAGCCGGGGCGGTGGCTTCTATCGAAGGAATTGTACATCCGATCACTGCAGCGCGCCTCGTGATGGAAGAAACAGATCATGTGTTGCTCGTGGGGCCTTTGGCGACGAAGTTCGCCAGGTATTACAGGATGGAGCACCACCGGCTTGGGACAATACCTCGACAGTTGTCCTATGGGGCGATGCTTAAGCGGAAGAGATCGGCGCGGGATCGGCATGGGACAGTTGGAGCCGTCGCTCTCGATCGAACCGGGACGGTCGCAGCCGGTGCCTCGACCGGTGGGATCGATCGCATGTTGCCTGGGCGAGTCGGGGACACGCCGATCATCGGCTGTGGGGTGTATGCGGATAATGAGACAGGCGCAGTGTCGATGACGGGATGGGGCGAGGGGATTATACGGATTGCCGTGGCAAAGGAAATCTGCGATCGTTTAGCTTGCGGAACGACACCGGCAACCGTTGTGCGAGCGGTTCTGAAGCGGTTGGTCACAAGAGTACAGGGGGCTGCCGGGGCGTTAGTTCTTGCTCCGAATGGTCGATTTGTCATTGAGCATGTCACACCACATATGACTGCAGGATGGTGGGACGGTAAGCAAGAACCGACAGTGAGGGACAGATTTCGATGA